A stretch of DNA from Melioribacteraceae bacterium 4301-Me:
CGGAGCAAAATTAACGGAAGACTGAGGAAAGAGGGGCAAACAAAATCTTAGGATTCCATAAGTGCCCATTTTAAGCAGAACACCTGCTAAAATTACAGAGCCTGCTGTTGGAGCTTGAACGTGAGCATCAGGCAACCACGTATGAAGTGGAAATATCGGGACCTTAATTGCAAAACTTAGCAAGAACGCGAAGAACATCCATTTTTGGATTTGCTGCGGAACATTAGGCCCAACTTTATACAAATCAAGTAAATTTGTTGTAAACGAACCGAGTGAATTTGATGCATAGACTGCCAGCCAAATAATTGCAACTAACATCAGCAAACTGCCAAACATGGTATAAATAAAAAACTTTACCGAGGCATAAATTCTTTGCTCCCCGCCCCAAATTCCAATAATAAAATACATTGGAATCAGCATTGCTTCCCAAAAAACATAGAATAAAAACATATCTAAAGACATAAAGACGCCAACCATGCCCGTCTCTAAAAACAGCATCATGAAACTGAACATCTTCACTTTTCTGTCGATAGCTTTCCAGCTTGAGAGTAGTGTTAAAGGAGTTAAAAAAGTAGTTAACAAAATTAATAACAAAGAAACACCGTCAATGCCAACAAAATAACTAATATTAAGGCTCTTTACCCAAACAATTTTGTCTTGAAACTGGAAACCTGAAACCGATTTGTCAAATTTAGAATAAATCACCAGTGAGATAACAAACGTCAATAACGAGACTGCAAAGGTAAACCAGCGAATTGCTTTAGGTTTTTCTTCTTTTAATAAAAGTACAATTAAACTCCCTGCAACAGGAGTTAAAAGCAAATATGTAAGCAAATGATTTTGTTCCATAAGTGATTTATAAACTAAAAATTATCCACAGTAAAACAGCAGCTATTCCGATCATCATAACGACAGCATAAAACTGGGCAACTCCGGTCTGCATCTTCCTGATTATTTTGGAAGTTTTTTCAACTAATTCAGCTGTGCCGTTTACGATCCCATCAATTAAGAAGGCATCAGTAAATTTCCAAAGTATTTTTTCAGAGCTTTTTTGTATTGGCTGGACTACTGCTGCTTCATAAAATTCGTCAACAAAATATTTATTGAGCAATAAGTTGTAAATGTTCTTAAATTTTCTTTTAACTGTTTCAGCAATAGCAGGCTTTTTAGTGTAAACGTAATAGGCAAAATAAATTCCTGTTAATGCCAAAGCAATAGAGATAATCATTAAAAGAATTTCTTCAGAGGGAGTATGCATACTGTAGAATGAGAGTTTTTCTTCAGCAGGTTTAAATACAGGTTCAAGCCATAGTTCAAATTTATTTCCTCCCTCGCCGGAAAATACAGATGGTATGCCAATGTAACCTCCTATTGCAGATAATATCCCAAGAATTATTAATGGTATGGTCATTACTTTAGGTGACTCATGAGGTAACCGCCCATCATCACCTTTTTCTTCAAGAGAGGAGGTCTTTAAAAATCTTTCTTTGCCTAAAAAGGTTAAAGAAAATAAACGGAATATATAAAATGCTGTTAGTAATGCTGTAATTGCCCCTATTATCCAATAGAAAAAGCTGCCTTGGCTAAAAGAATACCACAAAATTTCATCTTTACTAAAAAAGCCTGAAAAACCTGGGAAGCCTGATATCGCTAAAGCAGCAATTAAGAAAGTAAAGTATGTTATAGGCATATATTTTTTTAGTCCACCATAGTATTGAATATCCTGTTGTTCGTGCATAGCATGAATAATAGAACCAGCTCCAAGAAATAATAATGCTTTAAAAAATGCATGAGTCATAACATGAAATATAGATGCTGAAAACGCGCCAACGCCTGCAGCAAGAAACATGTAGCCTAATTGGCTTATTGTAGAATATGCAAGAATTTTTTTAATATCATTTTGTACCAATCCTATAGTTGCTGCAAATAAAGCGGTCAATAAACCAATGACTGCTACTAATGTCATAACTATGGGTGCCGAAACAAAAATAATCGAAGTTCTTGCAACCATATAAACTCCTGCAGTAACCATCGTAGCAGCATGAATTAATGCAGAAACAGGTGTAGGACCTGCCATTGCATCGGGTAACCAAACATAAAGTGGAATTTGGGCTGATTTACCCGTAGCACCAATGAATAAGAAAAGTGCTATTAAATTAAAAATTGAAGATGGGAATGAAGAATTTTGTGCAATTGAAAATACCTCATTAAAATTAAGGGAGCTGAAGGTAGAATAGATTAAGAACATGCCCAACAAAAAGCCAAAATCTCCAATACGATTTACAATAAAAGCTTTCTTAGCCGCTTGGGCTACTGTTCCCTTTTCAAATTTCTTATCATACCAAAAACCAATTAATAAATAAGAACAAAGACCAACACCTTCCCATCCTAAAAACAATACAACAAAATTATCGGCAAGAACTAAATTCATCATAGCGAAAATGAACAGATTAAGATAAGCAAAGAATCTCCAAAAGCCTTTATCGCCATGCATGTAACCTATAGAATAGACATGAATTAAAAAGCCCACACCAGTAACAATCAAAGACATTACAAGTGAAAGTTGGTCAACTAAATAGCCAAATTTAATATTAAGTCCACCAGCGTTCAGCCAACTAAACAATTCGATTGTATTACTCCTTTGTTCAATTGGCAAGCTTAAGGTCTCAAAAAAAGCAAATAATGAAATTAAAAATGACAATCCTATAGTAGCACTACCAATAGTTCCAATTATCTTTTCATTTTTAATTTTAGGACCGAGCAAGCCATTAATTAAAAAACCTATTAAAGGAAAAATTATAGCTAATGGCATGTAATTAATCATCTTTTAACTACCATTTAAATATGTTTATTTTATCAATATCTACAGTTAATTTATTTCTAAATATTGCAATTATGATTGCCAGTCCAACAGCTGCTTCTGCTGCGGCTACTG
This window harbors:
- the nuoL gene encoding NADH-quinone oxidoreductase subunit L encodes the protein MINYMPLAIIFPLIGFLINGLLGPKIKNEKIIGTIGSATIGLSFLISLFAFFETLSLPIEQRSNTIELFSWLNAGGLNIKFGYLVDQLSLVMSLIVTGVGFLIHVYSIGYMHGDKGFWRFFAYLNLFIFAMMNLVLADNFVVLFLGWEGVGLCSYLLIGFWYDKKFEKGTVAQAAKKAFIVNRIGDFGFLLGMFLIYSTFSSLNFNEVFSIAQNSSFPSSIFNLIALFLFIGATGKSAQIPLYVWLPDAMAGPTPVSALIHAATMVTAGVYMVARTSIIFVSAPIVMTLVAVIGLLTALFAATIGLVQNDIKKILAYSTISQLGYMFLAAGVGAFSASIFHVMTHAFFKALLFLGAGSIIHAMHEQQDIQYYGGLKKYMPITYFTFLIAALAISGFPGFSGFFSKDEILWYSFSQGSFFYWIIGAITALLTAFYIFRLFSLTFLGKERFLKTSSLEEKGDDGRLPHESPKVMTIPLIILGILSAIGGYIGIPSVFSGEGGNKFELWLEPVFKPAEEKLSFYSMHTPSEEILLMIISIALALTGIYFAYYVYTKKPAIAETVKRKFKNIYNLLLNKYFVDEFYEAAVVQPIQKSSEKILWKFTDAFLIDGIVNGTAELVEKTSKIIRKMQTGVAQFYAVVMMIGIAAVLLWIIFSL
- a CDS encoding NADH-quinone oxidoreductase subunit M; amino-acid sequence: MEQNHLLTYLLLTPVAGSLIVLLLKEEKPKAIRWFTFAVSLLTFVISLVIYSKFDKSVSGFQFQDKIVWVKSLNISYFVGIDGVSLLLILLTTFLTPLTLLSSWKAIDRKVKMFSFMMLFLETGMVGVFMSLDMFLFYVFWEAMLIPMYFIIGIWGGEQRIYASVKFFIYTMFGSLLMLVAIIWLAVYASNSLGSFTTNLLDLYKVGPNVPQQIQKWMFFAFLLSFAIKVPIFPLHTWLPDAHVQAPTAGSVILAGVLLKMGTYGILRFCLPLFPQSSVNFAPFISILAVVGIIYGALVAMVQPDMKKLVAYSSVSHLGFVVLGIFAMTEEAVQGAVIQMINHGLSTGALFLLVGIIYERTHSREISYYGGIAKIIPIYSAVLMIVSLSSIGLPGLNGFVGEFLILLGSFKSTVLNSWWFTIFATSGVIFAAVYLLWMYQRVVFGEVKNSELNNKLYDMTARELIVLIPILIFIVWIGIYPSTFLEVTKLSSESILKSVGSFTFNLLK